GTCTCTTGAAATTACTCCTTGTCCTAGTACTGCTAGCTTGAATAGTAGCAAACCAATTTGCACCATTTTTCAATAGCAGCCAgcctctccagatttttttttcagtggtaTCTACCTCCAGTAATGGCCTTCACAGGTTGCTGATTGCATTATTGCTTCTTTAAATTGAACATCACATTACAGCATGATAGCTTCTGAGAACAAAGACAGAGTGGTGTTCTGAGAAGTGTTTCATGGCTTCAGACAACCAATATACAGCTTTTCAATTAACAGGGTGCTATTTATCTTTGAAGAACTCCCAATTCATCATGATTCAGTTTTGGTCCATATTTTTTAACTTACTTTTGTGTGCTAGATTCTTCAATACCTTCATCACGGAGCCTTACACCGTTCTTTTCACTTAAGGTTCTTATAGTTCCCAGTGTAGTACCCTCTAATTCAATGCCTGCaataacagtaacagtaacaataaccTGTACTCCTTTTAATGGCTTCCCATATTTCCATTGTTATTATAGGGCTATTCATAATTTGTCTTTGATAGTCTGTAAGCCTTGGCAAATTCTGTTTTTTGAGATAATCATCAATCTTTTCCAGGGAAATATCTTGTCCTTTATACACATTTGAGTAATATTGATAACCTGTACTAAAAGTGTACTAATAGGCAAGTAGGTGCCATAATGAGTCATGAGCTATCCCACATCAGAATCCATTGCTTTCCTTCAAGTACTATTATGATTTTTGAAGAAACcttgaaaaagaaatggatgAAGTGCATCCAACCTATTTCATGTTAGTTACTTAATCCCTCTCCAAGCAAAagcaaatgaattttaaaaaaattgaaaagtgaGTTGGGAAAATTGTAGGGATGATTCACCAGAACAGGAGACACTTCGTAGGTATCAATTAGCCATcatgtttctttattttgttgAATTTGTCACTGGAGAAGGGTACCAGTAAGAAGGGATGGCTAGCAGTAAGAGTGTTAGTCCTGTGAGGTAGTTAGACCAGAAGCACAACCAGTAGTACTAGCACTAtctttattctaaggttacattaacagaatcttgcaagtctgaaagtatttcttctctcctttccttttactctccagaaaactagggagggtcccttctgaaatgtttcccatgccatccctccttctgtgggctgagacatcttttacatgccagttgttcAGTCTAtgactctccctcctgtctcccaaggtcattcccacataccattagaaaGAGTGAGCTCCATGATGAGATGGATTTGATGGAGTTTTACTCAACACATTTAGTTTTATTCAATACCGTTCCAAAGATCACACCAtgttcattcagatctattacatccttcctcTTGCTCTTAGGGTCACAGCacacatttcttctttgtttcattcatttaattcattACTTAATGCTCTTTATCATTTGACCCTCTTACATTCTAAGCCACAGTCTTCTACTTGCCATGGTCACCACCAGATGAAGCCCCAGATATTGACCTCCACTGACTAACATGCTTTGATCAATCCAGGCTTTCATATAATTTGTTTCATAAAATTTGTTTCATAAATTAGAGAAGATGTAAACTAGGTCATCAGCTTTAGTCATGcctgtgccacatgcagcattcactACTGATGGTAAGGACAGTAATAATCAATGTTGGGACATTTTTATGTATGGCACAACTACAACCACAGCCCAGTTTAATTTCAAGCATACTTGTGCTATTCattgcaagctaggatctcttaCCTAAAGATTAGCTCAGAAGCCCAACTACAGTTGCTGTTACGTGCATCCCATTGATACACAGTGTACTGACAGTGTTGTGTACTGAAGCAGTCAGGAGGTACCCTAGTTCCTAATCAGTTCAGATAAACCTTTAACCCCAGGAATTGCTAAAATTCCTGATCCTTGTCAGGACTCAACAAGAACAGCAAAAATGTGGGCTTCATTCTTCATTATTATATTGCACAACTTACAGTAAATTTAGTGACCACTGAGGTCTTTGTAAAGAAAGGACCATTTTTCCTAAGAAGTACCCAGTCTCATCCAGATGCTTAGTACTATTTCATTaataattgaatgaataaattatgTCAAGCATTAGAAAGTCAAGGAAATACCATCCTTGACAatcccttttttcttctctccaggTGCCAGAAATCATTGATATCATTTATTTCCACTTGAACGCTATCCATGATCCAAGTGCAAGAGAAGCAGCAATAGGAGCTGTTTGCCTGCTGGTTGAAAAACATACAGATGAGGCCATCTCAAGCCTTCTGAGACTCTCACTCTTTTGTGACAGgttagtctagtggttaatgtgctggactaggagcagggaaatCTGAGTTCTGGTCCTGTATTAAgcacaaagcaagctgggtgactttcagccagtcacttGCTGACATCCCTAGAAAGAAGCAGTGGCAATCTACTTCtacaaatgttgccaagaaaactgcaaagacttgtccatgtagtcaccaggaataaaaactgactcaaagggaccataaaaaaaaagaatggcagaCTAGTCTATTATAACAAGTATTGGAAAAATAGTTTCTTCTGTGATGTATCTGATAGAGAAAGAGATGGGTTGAGCTGGTAACAGCACCAATGACACCACCATTTTGAATACTCTGctatatgcatttttattaccaGAATACTGTAGATAAATGCACTCATTTGTCTCTTATTTATTGGGTTACTGATGATTCAGTTCAATTGTTGAACTGATAGCAGGGGATGCCAATGCGACTGTCATTCTCTCTTTAGTTTATACCAATGGACATTTGGTCAAAATACAAGGATACATCCAAATCTACCAGCCTGGGGCATGCACTTATGAACCCCTACCATCAGAAGCCAAGGCAGTAATCTGCAGAGCCTTCATATGGTCATACCGTATCTGCACTGCCCAGATAAAATACAGGATGAAATACAGGAAGCTGCCTTATGCCATAATCAGACACATCCACAATTACTGGCAATGGCTCTCCAGGGACTTTGGTAGGGAACTTTTCCATGCCTACCTAGAAATGCCAAGGACTgaatttggaattctgggaatgcaAACAAGATTATGTCAAAACTGAACATCTTTTTTAGCTTTCCAACTGAATGAGTTGGTCATATAGATGGACTGTAAGAATTTGATCTTCTGAAGCAGCATATTCTGTCTTGGGCTATTTCCTAATTAGCAATTTAGAGCATTTTCAGTGCAGATATGGTATGACCATATGAAGGCTCTGCAGATTACTGCCTTGGCTTCTGATGGTAGGGGTTCATAAATGCATACTCCAGGCTGGTAGATTTGGATGTATCCTTGTATTTTGACCAAATGTCCATTGATATAAACTAAAGAGAGAATGACAATTGCACTGACATCCCCTGTTATCAGTTCAACAAATGAACTGAATCATCAGTAACCCAATAAATAAGAGACAAATGGGTGCATTTATCTACCTTTGCTTTGCCAATAAAACAGTAACAAAGACAAGCTTTAGGTTGGCACAACAACAGTTAGACAATGCTATAAATCATTAGTGAGAAAATGGTCATAGAACAAGAGGATTAGCAATTTCCCAAAGCAGGTTGCTGAAAACTTAAATTTGAAAATCAAATTCTAAGAAATAATCCCCTTTGATCCCCTCTGGATGAACTTGAATCTGGCTGCATGACAAAAAAATCAATTTGGTGCAGGCCACACTGGGGTGCTGGTTTCTGAGAAGTTCGTTGCTTTCAAGGTGCTGCATTATACGATTGCTTCCTGGAGACGCCCACACGCAGGTTGTTCAATGAAGATGAAACATTGACTTTATTGACACAAACAATTGTATGTTATTTGTCTCCTGCTGCATTACTCAGCTGAACTTTCATGAGCCTTCAGTGTACGCTTCAACAGCATGGAGTGTGCTTTCTTCGCCACTCCAATTATTAAAAAGATAAGGCAGATGACAATTTACAAATGGGGATATGAAAAAATgtatcagggaaaaaaaggaaaaacaacaacaaagcaaagtGGGTGAGTGAAAGGCAGCTTCTGAGCTGGCTTGTACAATCTGGGTCTGTGCTTATATTGAAGACAACAGTGTCTCAATGTGGGTGGAAGACACTGACAAGatgctattttaaaatacttttctagCCTTCATAGTCTAAAAGGCAAGTCACATAAGTACCCTTTGCAATCTTCAAAGTCCAATAGTTTTCCGGTGTGcagtaattgtgtgtgtgtgtgtatgtttgtgcctgtaatttcatttcaataagactgtctctctccctctctctctaactTTATCCCAGGCTAGGTTTGAGGAAGAAATCAGCAGTGGGttgttttttataaaaaatcttaatttgttttgtttccaatCTCAATTTCAGACACATTACTCAAATTTGGGAAGCTCTGGGCCAAGCTAAACAACCAGTCAGACTCCAGGTCCTTGCCAAACTCCTTGAAATCCTAAAAAGAAGACCTGGCTTCAACAGTGAATTCCTGTTTAGTTCAGACCTAAATTTCAAGGATAACGCATCCCTTCTGCCACTAGCTGTGAGTTACTTCCATAGTTACTCACTCATTAGAGAACCCAAATAATGAATGATGCATGTTTGGCAGGCAACTACCAAACTATCTAGAATTTAGGTATTGTgtttatatatattctttttcaggCAACAAAGGCCCTCTGCATAATATTTAAGGATAAAAGGTGCAAAGTGCCTATGAATAGCTATTATGTATCTGTGATCATTTTCCTGGTTATTCAGTTGCATTACTTGGTGAACTCCTCAGATGTTGACTACGGGCAGGACGACATCCTCAAAGCATCAAACTATATAAGGTAACTACTAGTGGGATACAAAACGGGTAAATATCCTTGTTAGATATTACGTAATAATCTTTTTTCTAGTTCTTAAAGGCAGCACCTGTAGAGTTATTGGTGCCTGTACTTCAGCGTGAGAGGAATTAAAATGTTCCCCTAGAAAAGTCCTTGACCTTGAAAGATTGATCGTAACATGTTGTGACCAATCATCAATTATGGCTGGAGGCTAAATGCATTGAGGAGAAGTAAGTTCCAGTGGATTCAGAAGCGTTTAGTCTCAAGGTTGGATCCAGACCTTAATCATACTTCTAGAGATGTGGTAACCTggaaagaaattggaaaaattaGAAGAAGGGCAGAACAGGGTGAAAGGCTCCTCTGGATGAATTCTTTCAGAATTCTTCTTAAGCCTTCACATCTCCAGGGGTGGAATGCTTTCGTTCTGCTTCAGAAGCAAGATAAGAATGAAGAAAGATGGGAGGTAGCATCTTTCTTGAAAATTCTCCCATCTTTATTGAATACCTTCCTTCTCTTTTGATAGGGTAATAGAGCTCAGCACTTCCACAGCATTGGTTGAAGAGAGATGACATGACCTTCTAATATCAAATTAGATTTATAGCGTTTAAAATGACATTTGATTAAAGAGATATGTGGTATTTCACCATATACAAAACCTTTCCTTCCATAATTTCCAAACACCTACAATTACTGCTGAGAATCTGTTTAGATTGCAGTGGGATATATatagcccaactcatctcacagggtggttgttgtggggaaaataggaggcaggatcattatgtacactgcctttagtacaaataaaggcagggtataaatctaataataaataagcacacacacatatatttaaaaactaaaaatgtaCTAAAAACCTATCTCATCTATTTACATGCTAAAGTAGCTTCAGAACAGATCAGTGTctgttcaaaaattgttgccaatTTTCTGTGTGAGCAGAGGTGAAAAGTCATTAAATAAATGGGGAATTCTCGTATATAATTATTGGCTGCACttaactaatttaatttaatgtgattaaattttacttttcttttgtcCTGGACCCATTTACTTTTCTAGTATGATCCCTGGATTACCATCAAAGTCCAAGTGGGGTCCTCAGTCCAAGAACAATGTGTATCCCTGGTATAGATAATGCTGTTTATTACgaacacaaatttatttatttaattaattttctatcctgcctttatttttcttttttatgtaaataactcaaggtggcgaacataccaaatactccttcctcctcctattttccccacaacaacaaccctgtgaggtgagttgggctgagagagagtgactggcccaaggtcacccagccggctttcatgcctaaggtgggactagaactctcagtctcctggtttctagcccattgccttgatcttcaggaaaaaaataagttctCATAGAGATTGAGaatgttatttcattttcatatgtcTCCAAAATTTTCAGGACTCCCCACCTCCTTATGAATAAGTTATTTTTGTGCTGCCTACCTTAGCATCTTTTTCACCCAATGCTCATGTTCATGTAAAGAATTATTTTGCAGATTTGAAAGATTCTTTAATGAATCAGGCTGATTAATTATGCAGTCCTGCAGAGGTATTTACAGGAATATCCAAGGGGACTCAAATGATGAAAGAAATGTCACACCATTGCAACACAAACTCTGCCACTTTTCTATATATGTCATGAGATATCACACGCACATATGAAGGGGATGTGCAATACTGTTTTCACCCTTTTGACAAAAGCCTTTGATCCTGGCACTTCTCTGCACATCTGGGTTCACTCATGCTGAAAACATTCGTAAGACATGCAGAGGACCCTGGGACAAGCTGTAATTGAATTGTTGGTTCCAAATGTTAATTAGTTAAACAAGTGCAGTGGGGTAGGGGTTGAATCTCTATCTGGACTATTTTGTCAGTCCTGGGGTTCCCCTCATTTGGCAGTAGCATTGCACCTCCATAGGTTATCAGTACTTTCCAATGCAGAAATAAGTTATGGATCACTTCAAAAATTGTTACCAAGGAACATGGTCTCTAAACTGAACTAGACCAACCTTCCTTGACCAGTTGTGCTAAATTAGTAACCCCATCATCCACATCTGTACACCCTTTAGTCACACTGGTTGAGAATGATAAGAGCTGTAATCTGATTGATCTGAAGCAAACCAACTGAAGAAAAGCTGAATTATGGCCATCAGGCCAGCTAACTCTGCCCATAAACATGATTCTTagtgagatgatgatgataatgatgagagagagagagaaagagatgattTTTTTCTGATCTGCAAGATACTAATCTTATTTTCACAAatcattatttctgaaatatacTGACCCTCAAAACCCAAAGCAtatataattttatctttaaaaaacccTTGTGAAACTCTTGTGAGAGACATCAGAATCCCTGGACTCCACCAGTCAAATACTTTTCTTGTCCTTAATTCAGCTGTACCATGGAAGCTTTAAAAGCCTTGGTTAAAAGGGAGAAGACATCACAGACATGTTTTACAAGTCTCACGGAAAACTGGGAACTTCTGTCTTCACCAGAGAATTACCTTGAAGGTGTTCTCCTCTTGGCCAGGTAAACAATAGAAAACCCATGGTAGAGTCATGACTATGATATGTAATGAAGTAAAGTATGTTTAATGTTGTTCTTCTAGAGCTCTTATCAAGCATCATCGTGGGCTTGATTATGCTGTATTTACCAAGGTGATACCACTTCTCCATCATGGGGATGACCAACAGAAGCTAACAGCAATGGCCTTTTTCACTGCAGTAGGTTTATTTCCTCATTCATGTAGCTGCTTGGGGCAGATGTAGCATAAGCACTTACTGTATGAGTAGATATGCAGCCCTAGCAGGAAAATGACAAAACCCTCAGCATTCAGgggcatctggggtgggtgggtatcTCCAAAAAGgtccaagatggtggccacaatcatggcagcacacataaaaaagggcaaGGCTTTACTCATGCAATGGTGACCACTGTCTTGACCCCCATGGACACTTCTGTGAGAAGGTATGACAATTCACCATTGATATGCATTTATGGGTTCTTTAATATGAATATTTGCTACATCAGTTACTGCATTCCTGCTCCAACTGGCTAAAATCTGTAGGCCTTACCACCTGTCCATTTACTCTCTTTTCTAATTTTAATCCTAGTTAAACAGGATATGGCAACATTATAAAAAATGCTATAAGGGGAAACCCCAAATTCTAAATGGAATTCCTTTTCTTAGGTCATCTCAAGGTTATACACCAATATTTCTTTTGTCCTTTGTTTCCTGTAGCCTTACATGGCCTTTTTAATtattcaacaaataaatgaaaaagcaaCTAACTCCTTCCCTTTTGCTGCTTTTTCTTAAGAGATCATGGATAGGTTAAAAATAGAAgtggaaggaaaaggggaaacaGAAGAAGCAGAGAAGGGTCAAGAAATCAGAATTCCATTTGGGGGTGTCCCAGATGGAggcaaaaaagtcatgatggtggTCATGACCACAGAGTCAAAGCCCCTAGGCATGTGCTTTGATTGAGCAGTGACAGCCACCATCATGACTTTCTTTACCCCCTTCCCCAACGTATGGCCCTGATTCCATCGTTATCTTTCAATAGCTAATGGGGAATTGTTGAAGTCCTCTGATTTTCCTGCCACATATTTACTGATTTATGTTGTTCAGCTTCTTTCTTCTGAGTCTGCCTATACAGTGCTACAAAAACATTATATCCTGGGCTTATTAAAGAGTTGGCAGATTGATTCAAACGCAACCTACCGCTGGCTCAGTCTTCATGGGATGGGGAATGTAATTCAGCATCTGCAAAATGTGAGTGACAGTGATGTTTTCCCCACCAATGATTGTACCTATTATGTTATTTGCATTTTTGAAGAAAACTCTAGAAATGAATGAGGCTGACATAGTGAATAgattatttatttctgaagaaataaaaCCCACACTTTGGAACCTCCTCTTAACACTGATGCACCTGAGAATCCCTGTCTGGAACCATTCAGTCCGGCTACTGTGAAcgatgccttagtcacctctgaCCCTGAATATTGTATGATCCTCTGTGAAGGGCTGCCTTGAAAAGACCGGCAACTTTAATACGTTCAGAATGTTGCAGCCAGTTTTCTTCTAGAAGGGGAATATAAGGCTCATATTATTACTCTTTTGGACCAACTGCATTGATTGAGCTATTTGTTTCCAAGGACAATTCAAGTTACTGTTTTTGATCCATTAAACACTAAGCTTCTTTGAGCCAGATCACTAGCCTCCTGCCTTAGAAGTGAGATTGAAAGTCCATTTAATGGTTGAGGCAGAGTAAAtctcataagtaaataaataaatattccataaaAGCCCCTTTTCTCATCTCTTCAAGTATCAATAAGGTGGCAAATGCTTTTGCATTTTTGTAGTGACTTCTCTGGAAGTCCTTCAACAGGAATACGTGGGGCTTCTTTGCTACCTACATTTTTGAGAAGAATTACATCTTAGACTTTTGAGCTCTAGTAAGAAGTTTTACTATCTTTAGCATACACATTGCTGATCTCTTCAAGAAGAGTGGTgtataaattatttgaaatagacaaatgcaaaaaaagaaaagaagaaaatgaattttgCTGTCCTTTCAGAGGAAAGAAATCACAGCCCTAATCCTGAGTATACTTCCAAATTTCAATGATCCTGATGAGAAGGTGACATTGACAGCTATTGAGGTCATAACCAAGGTGGTTGGGCACCACAAGAATGCCAACCATGTGCTTCTAAAGATTGCCAAACAGCTTCAGCCACTCTTGGCAGATGTAAGGTTTAGAAGATATTATTCATTCATGTGAGATAGACTTTTCAAGCTGGGAAGGGAAATAGGAAAAGGGTGGATTTGGGAAatccttttaaaatatcttctATTTTCTGTTTCTATTATTATTGCTGAAATAGCCATAAGGTTCTGGCATAAAGCATCTCCCTTCTTCTCATTAATACATTCAGTAATTTTATGTCAGTCTTCCTTAGGAAGGCACCTAAAGAAAATACCCTAAAAAACTAGATCTTATGTTTTGCTTCCAGAGGTGATATTTACACATCTCACAGAAACTGCagtctttctttttgtctttaaaCTCCAGGGGAGGAATAATATATGTTGTGCTGCAAATCAGCTGTTCCAAGACATCCTGAAGACTTCGGACATGAAAGACAAATCCTCTATGCAGGATCAGATTCTCAATAGTATTGTAACACTCATGCTAAATCTAGAAGATCCACATCTAGATGTGACAAAGGTAACCAAGTAGTACAGATTTGTACCCATTTcaagcgatgatgatgatgatgatgatgatgatgatgatgatgatgatggcggcACATATGTCAGAAGTGATTTACACAAACTATGTGAATGTTGAAAAACTGATGAAAATTACATCCTCTGTGTTTTTGAGCAATGGCATCATGATGTATCTGACA
The Candoia aspera isolate rCanAsp1 chromosome 5, rCanAsp1.hap2, whole genome shotgun sequence genome window above contains:
- the LOC134498312 gene encoding maestro heat-like repeat-containing protein family member 6, with protein sequence MVIKQKIKKTNGPHLRLNMPFASEPDFIRLDKATQTSSEDTIDDPFQEKANPYTAPMFVPEKERYYAWKTRSRQQERCHTVWSGLEPGNFLLKEKNKTGITDKHLEYHQSISLKPITEKRNEESPKPDPIATITGQILLAVASLRDSDRSSIQAAATMLNSVLKKEKNKLRGKVPEIIDIIYFHLNAIHDPSAREAAIGAVCLLVEKHTDEAISSLLRLSLFCDRHITQIWEALGQAKQPVRLQVLAKLLEILKRRPGFNSEFLFSSDLNFKDNASLLPLAATKALCIIFKDKRCKVPMNSYYVSVIIFLVIQLHYLVNSSDVDYGQDDILKASNYISCTMEALKALVKREKTSQTCFTSLTENWELLSSPENYLEGVLLLARALIKHHRGLDYAVFTKVIPLLHHGDDQQKLTAMAFFTALLSSESAYTVLQKHYILGLLKSWQIDSNATYRWLSLHGMGNVIQHLQNRKEITALILSILPNFNDPDEKVTLTAIEVITKVVGHHKNANHVLLKIAKQLQPLLADGRNNICCAANQLFQDILKTSDMKDKSSMQDQILNSIVTLMLNLEDPHLDVTKSRTDSLQLCKAFLGWTANDNQNSWNVVCRHLVKEHPGKLRGFLDQAQEYTQSPQNSSRIAATTFIDSIFQQMESSHLQKSEVDFLRKALNSFPSERRNSVPVVLEPEKVHRYCPDLFRCSRYFPRYAIFPSGV